One Pygocentrus nattereri isolate fPygNat1 chromosome 12, fPygNat1.pri, whole genome shotgun sequence DNA window includes the following coding sequences:
- the LOC108415986 gene encoding B-cell receptor CD22-like isoform X3, producing MNGTFSHPEGLTVTKTFWGKHTGVEPTDLSKDPDYSGRVEFFTDDQKHFSLKLSDVMKKDEHQFYFRIITNVEKERWWGKPGVQLRVTELHVEAPEEVTEGQTADLTCKTTCSLTDPTFIWYKNGRPLTTKTIKNNQLHLQMISSEDAGSYSCVVGGSQHLHSTAHSLRVRYPPKNISVSINPSGEIVEGSSVTLTCSSDANPPVKNYTWFKEGETSPVGSGQNYSIISITADHTGLYYCVAQNDHGAERSAGVPVFFKVLFTGYPLILYVAVGVGVCMITVFLTVVLWRRSSESRRNRQDRNTDQTIYANEGQTDHSAHPPPEDESSVYANVAVFKKQR from the exons ATGAACGGAACTTTTAGTCACCCAGAAGGTCTCACAGTGACAAAGACTTTCTGGGGTAAACACACAGGGGTGGAGCCGACTGATCTGAGTAAAGACCCAGATTATTCAGGCAGAGTCGAGTTTTTCACTGATGATCAGAAACACTTCTCCCTCAAACTGAGTGATGTGATGAAGAAGGATGAACATCAGTTCTACTTCAGAATCATAACAAatgtagaaaaagaaagatggtggGGTAAACCTGGAGTTCAGCTCAGAGTTACAG AGCTCCATGTAGAAGCTCCTGAAGAAGTGACCGAGGGACAAACAGCAGATCTGACATGTAAGACCACCTGCAGTCTGACTGACCCAACATTCATCTGGTACAAAAATGGACGTCCTTTAACCACAAAGACCATCAAGAACAACCAGCTCCACCTGCAGATGATCAGCAGTGAGGATGCAGGCAGTTATAGCTGTGTTGTAGGAGGATCTCAACACCTCCACTCTACTGCTCACAGCCTCAGAGTCAGAT ATCCTCCAAAGAACATCTCAGTATCCATCAatccctctggtgaaatagtggagggcagttcagtgactctgacctgcagcagtgatgcaaacccacctgtgaagaactacacctggtttaaagaAGGTGAAACCTCACCTGTGGGATCTGGACAGAATTAcagcatcatcagcatcactgctgaccacacTGGACTGTACTACTGTGTAGCTCAGAATGATCATGGAGCTGAGAGGTCAGCTGGAGTGCCGGTCTTTTTTAAAG TTCTCTTTACAGGCTACCCCCTGATTCTGTATGTAGCTGTTGGAGTCGGAGTTTGCATGATTACAGTTTTTCTCACTGTAGTTTTGTGGAGGag ATCTTCTGAGAGCAGGAGAAACAGGCAGGACAGAAATACAGATCAAACAATCTATGCG AATGAAGGCCAAACAGACCACAGCGCCCATCCACCCCCTGAAGATGAGTCCAGTGTATACGCGAATGTTGCT GTTTTTAAGAAGCAGCGCTGA
- the LOC108415986 gene encoding B-cell receptor CD22-like isoform X1, which produces MRSLTTAAPPLPLVFLLMTAGAFGTEWSVKYNQQEICALKGSTVFMNGTFSHPEGLTVTEKFWFIHAVPGVEPTDLSKESDYSGRVECLTDDQKHFSLKLSDVVKKDEHQFRFRIITNEEKGRWTGEPGVQLRVTELHVEAPEEVTEGQTADLTCKTTCSLTDPTFIWYKNGRPLTTKTIKNNQLHLQMISSEDAGSYSCVVGGSQHLHSTAHSLRVRYPPKNISVSINPSGEIVEGSSVTLTCSSDANPPVKNYTWFKEGETSPVGSGQNYSIISITADHTGLYYCVAQNDHGAERSAGVPVFFKVLFTGYPLILYVAVGVGVCMITVFLTVVLWRRSSESRRNRQDRNTDQTIYANEGQTDHSAHPPPEDESSVYANVAVFKKQR; this is translated from the exons ATGAGGTCATTGACAACGGcggctcctcctcttcctctggtcTTTCTGCTCATGACTGCTG GAGCTTTTGGAACAGAGTGGAGTGTGAAGTACAACCAACAGGAAATCTGTGCTTTAAAAGGATCCACAGTGTTTATGAACGGAACTTTTAGTCACCCAGAAGGTCTCACAGTGACAGAGAAGTTCTGGTTCATACACGCAGTTCCAGGGGTGGAGCCGACTGATCTGAGTAAAGAGTCAGATTATTCAGGCAGAGTCGAGTGTTTAACTGATGATCAGAAACACTTCTCCCTCAAACTGAGTGATGTAGTGAAGAAGGATGAACATCAGTTCCGCTTCAGAATCAtaacaaatgaagaaaaaggaaGATGGACAGGTGAACCTGGAGTTCAGCTCAGAGTTACAG AGCTCCATGTAGAAGCTCCTGAAGAAGTGACCGAGGGACAAACAGCAGATCTGACATGTAAGACCACCTGCAGTCTGACTGACCCAACATTCATCTGGTACAAAAATGGACGTCCTTTAACCACAAAGACCATCAAGAACAACCAGCTCCACCTGCAGATGATCAGCAGTGAGGATGCAGGCAGTTATAGCTGTGTTGTAGGAGGATCTCAACACCTCCACTCTACTGCTCACAGCCTCAGAGTCAGAT ATCCTCCAAAGAACATCTCAGTATCCATCAatccctctggtgaaatagtggagggcagttcagtgactctgacctgcagcagtgatgcaaacccacctgtgaagaactacacctggtttaaagaAGGTGAAACCTCACCTGTGGGATCTGGACAGAATTAcagcatcatcagcatcactgctgaccacacTGGACTGTACTACTGTGTAGCTCAGAATGATCATGGAGCTGAGAGGTCAGCTGGAGTGCCGGTCTTTTTTAAAG TTCTCTTTACAGGCTACCCCCTGATTCTGTATGTAGCTGTTGGAGTCGGAGTTTGCATGATTACAGTTTTTCTCACTGTAGTTTTGTGGAGGag ATCTTCTGAGAGCAGGAGAAACAGGCAGGACAGAAATACAGATCAAACAATCTATGCG AATGAAGGCCAAACAGACCACAGCGCCCATCCACCCCCTGAAGATGAGTCCAGTGTATACGCGAATGTTGCT GTTTTTAAGAAGCAGCGCTGA
- the LOC108415986 gene encoding B-cell receptor CD22-like isoform X2: MRSLTTAAPPLPLVFLLMTAGAFGTEWSVKYNQQEICALKGSTVFMNGTFSHPEGLTVTEKFWFIHAVPGVEPTDLSKESDYSGRVECLTDDQKHFSLKLSDVVKKDEHQFRFRIITNEEKGRWTGEPGVQLRVTELHVEAPEEVTEGQTADLTCKTTCSLTDPTFIWYKNGRPLTTKTIKNNQLHLQMISSEDAGSYSCVVGGSQHLHSTAHSLRVRYPPKNISVSINPSGEIVEGSSVTLTCSSDANPPVKNYTWFKEGETSPVGSGQNYSIISITADHTGLYYCVAQNDHGAERSAGVPVFFKGYPLILYVAVGVGVCMITVFLTVVLWRRSSESRRNRQDRNTDQTIYANEGQTDHSAHPPPEDESSVYANVAVFKKQR; this comes from the exons ATGAGGTCATTGACAACGGcggctcctcctcttcctctggtcTTTCTGCTCATGACTGCTG GAGCTTTTGGAACAGAGTGGAGTGTGAAGTACAACCAACAGGAAATCTGTGCTTTAAAAGGATCCACAGTGTTTATGAACGGAACTTTTAGTCACCCAGAAGGTCTCACAGTGACAGAGAAGTTCTGGTTCATACACGCAGTTCCAGGGGTGGAGCCGACTGATCTGAGTAAAGAGTCAGATTATTCAGGCAGAGTCGAGTGTTTAACTGATGATCAGAAACACTTCTCCCTCAAACTGAGTGATGTAGTGAAGAAGGATGAACATCAGTTCCGCTTCAGAATCAtaacaaatgaagaaaaaggaaGATGGACAGGTGAACCTGGAGTTCAGCTCAGAGTTACAG AGCTCCATGTAGAAGCTCCTGAAGAAGTGACCGAGGGACAAACAGCAGATCTGACATGTAAGACCACCTGCAGTCTGACTGACCCAACATTCATCTGGTACAAAAATGGACGTCCTTTAACCACAAAGACCATCAAGAACAACCAGCTCCACCTGCAGATGATCAGCAGTGAGGATGCAGGCAGTTATAGCTGTGTTGTAGGAGGATCTCAACACCTCCACTCTACTGCTCACAGCCTCAGAGTCAGAT ATCCTCCAAAGAACATCTCAGTATCCATCAatccctctggtgaaatagtggagggcagttcagtgactctgacctgcagcagtgatgcaaacccacctgtgaagaactacacctggtttaaagaAGGTGAAACCTCACCTGTGGGATCTGGACAGAATTAcagcatcatcagcatcactgctgaccacacTGGACTGTACTACTGTGTAGCTCAGAATGATCATGGAGCTGAGAGGTCAGCTGGAGTGCCGGTCTTTTTTAAAG GCTACCCCCTGATTCTGTATGTAGCTGTTGGAGTCGGAGTTTGCATGATTACAGTTTTTCTCACTGTAGTTTTGTGGAGGag ATCTTCTGAGAGCAGGAGAAACAGGCAGGACAGAAATACAGATCAAACAATCTATGCG AATGAAGGCCAAACAGACCACAGCGCCCATCCACCCCCTGAAGATGAGTCCAGTGTATACGCGAATGTTGCT GTTTTTAAGAAGCAGCGCTGA